One genomic window of Thalassolituus hydrocarboniclasticus includes the following:
- the rpsO gene encoding 30S ribosomal protein S15, translated as MALTAATKAEIVKEYQTAEGDTGSPEVQVALLTHNIVGLQSHFKEHGKDHHSRRGLIRMVNQRRKLLDYLKRKDAARYTALIGRLGLRR; from the coding sequence ATGGCATTAACTGCTGCTACTAAAGCTGAGATTGTAAAAGAGTATCAAACTGCTGAAGGCGATACCGGTTCTCCTGAAGTTCAGGTTGCACTGCTGACCCACAACATCGTTGGTCTGCAGAGCCACTTCAAAGAACACGGTAAAGATCACCACTCACGTCGTGGTCTGATCCGCATGGTTAACCAGCGTCGTAAGCTGCTGGACTACCTGAAGCGTAAAGATGCTGCCCGTTACACCGCACTGATCGGTCGTCTGGGTCTGCGTCGCTAA
- the rbfA gene encoding 30S ribosome-binding factor RbfA, producing MPKDYSRTSRLGEQIQRDLAHMIQFEMKDPRLGMVTLNYVKVAKDLGYADIYFTVMGAKGETDAEIRKQTSAILNDAAGYLRNELARIMRTRITPHLRFHYDESMDRGHHLTGLIRKALEEDKAHHQDDADSSDNQG from the coding sequence ATGCCAAAAGATTACAGCCGTACCTCGCGCCTGGGTGAACAGATTCAGCGCGATCTGGCTCATATGATTCAGTTTGAGATGAAAGACCCGCGTCTGGGTATGGTCACACTGAACTACGTAAAAGTTGCCAAAGACCTGGGCTATGCCGACATCTACTTCACTGTGATGGGCGCCAAAGGCGAGACTGATGCCGAAATCCGCAAACAGACTTCAGCCATTCTGAACGATGCCGCCGGTTACCTGCGTAACGAACTGGCGCGTATTATGCGCACCCGCATTACGCCGCACCTGCGTTTTCATTACGATGAGAGCATGGATCGTGGTCACCACCTGACCGGCCTGATCAGGAAAGCGCTGGAAGAAGATAAAGCCCATCATCAGGATGATGCCGACTCATCTGACAATCAGGGCTGA
- the truB gene encoding tRNA pseudouridine(55) synthase TruB, protein MARGKKGRAVSGILVVNKPLGLSSNQVLQRVKFLFGAQKAGHTGALDPLATGVLPICLGEATKFSQLLLESDKGYDTTALLGEIRSSGDGEGEVIATAEVPPLTNAEVEAVLDRFRGAVEQVPPMFSALKLDGKPLYELARQGMSEEDIRAVAEKKRRIITIYELLLREQRATELDLSVRCSKGTYIRTLVEDIGQAIGCGAYVSKLHRTLCGPYHAGQMVTLEQVQEAAEQGHDALDALLLPTETALPDWPEVALTLAEADKILHGQPVSTGLPASPSVQLWAVESGVRQLLGIGRIEEGKVKPQRLLQVTLP, encoded by the coding sequence ATGGCGCGTGGAAAAAAAGGCCGTGCGGTCAGCGGCATTCTGGTGGTCAATAAGCCGCTGGGACTGTCTTCCAATCAGGTGCTGCAACGGGTGAAATTCCTGTTCGGCGCCCAGAAAGCCGGGCATACCGGTGCTTTGGACCCGCTGGCCACCGGCGTACTGCCGATCTGCCTGGGCGAGGCGACCAAGTTTTCACAGCTGTTGCTGGAGTCTGACAAAGGCTACGACACCACCGCGCTGCTGGGCGAAATCCGCTCCAGCGGTGACGGCGAAGGCGAGGTGATTGCGACCGCCGAAGTGCCGCCGCTGACTAACGCCGAAGTGGAAGCGGTGCTCGATCGTTTCCGTGGCGCTGTCGAGCAGGTGCCGCCGATGTTTTCAGCGCTGAAGCTCGATGGCAAGCCGCTGTATGAGCTGGCGCGTCAGGGTATGAGTGAAGAAGATATCCGTGCGGTCGCTGAGAAAAAGCGCCGCATCATCACCATCTATGAACTGCTGCTGCGCGAACAGCGTGCCACCGAGCTGGATCTGTCGGTGCGTTGCTCAAAAGGCACCTATATCCGCACACTGGTGGAAGATATCGGTCAGGCGATTGGTTGCGGCGCTTATGTCAGTAAGCTGCACCGCACTCTCTGCGGGCCTTACCATGCAGGGCAGATGGTCACGCTGGAGCAGGTGCAGGAAGCGGCTGAACAGGGACATGACGCACTGGATGCGTTACTGCTGCCGACCGAAACCGCTTTGCCCGACTGGCCGGAAGTGGCTCTGACACTGGCGGAAGCGGATAAAATCCTGCATGGACAGCCAGTCAGTACTGGCCTGCCCGCCAGTCCTTCTGTACAATTGTGGGCCGTTGAATCAGGCGTCCGGCAATTGCTTGGCATTGGCCGCATTGAAGAAGGCAAGGTAAAACCACAGCGTTTGCTGCAGGTAACACTGCCTTAA
- the infB gene encoding translation initiation factor IF-2: protein MADVTVKELADVVGTSVERLLSQMKEAGLPQTAASQSVSDDQKQTLLLFLKKSHGEAAATPNKITLKRKVTTTLKTGQGGKKAVAIEVRKKRTYVKREELDLEAEKAKEEAARAEAAAQAAEAVAAPAAEEAPAAVVAEAPAAAEAPAAEAAEKPAANAKPAAKAKPATVEEDAAQKRAEAEAAQARQEENRKKSNKTVDKKRVDLRENSRFTDGGEDDRNRSRRGGKGKMKGGRGRQQSANEHAFTRPTAPVVHEVELPEAITVADLAAKMAVKAGEVIKTLMKMGVMATINQILDQDTATLVVEEMGHKVTKLIADNALEVAVTESVSYDGDEQPRAPVVTVMGHVDHGKTSLLDYIRRTRVVSGEAGGITQHIGAYHVETDHGMVSFLDTPGHAAFTSMRARGAQSTDVVILVVAADDGVMPQTEEAVQHAKAAGVPIVVAINKMDKESADPERVKSELSARDVLPEDWGGTVPFIPVSAHTGQGIDDLLEAVLLQAEILELKAHFTGPGQGVVVESRLDKGRGPVATLLVQNGTLKKGDIVLAGTCYGRARALLDENGQQVNGAGPSIPVEILGLNGTPEAGDNFMVVESEKKAREVAEFRENKMKELVQQRQQAAKLDALFSGMGEGQVANLNVVVKTDVRGSLEAIVASLQKLATDEVRVNVVSSGVGGITETDATLAVASGAVMFGFNVRADNAAKKVVENNGVDMRYYSVIYDLLDDVKQAMAGLLAPELREEITGIAEVRDVFNSPKFGQIAGCMVIDGVVYRHKKIRVLRDNVVVYEGELESLRRFKDDVAEVRQGMECGIGVKNYQDVRPGDQIEVFDVREIARTL from the coding sequence CGGGGTTGCCACAAACCGCAGCCAGTCAGTCTGTTTCTGATGATCAGAAACAAACTTTGCTGCTTTTTCTGAAGAAAAGCCATGGTGAAGCAGCGGCAACGCCGAACAAAATTACGCTGAAGCGTAAAGTCACCACGACCCTGAAAACGGGTCAGGGTGGCAAGAAAGCCGTCGCCATTGAAGTTCGTAAAAAACGCACGTATGTAAAACGCGAAGAGCTGGATCTGGAAGCTGAAAAAGCCAAAGAAGAAGCAGCGCGTGCTGAAGCCGCCGCTCAGGCTGCTGAAGCTGTAGCAGCTCCGGCTGCAGAAGAGGCTCCGGCAGCCGTTGTTGCTGAGGCACCTGCCGCAGCCGAAGCGCCGGCCGCAGAAGCTGCTGAAAAGCCAGCCGCTAATGCCAAGCCTGCTGCTAAAGCCAAGCCTGCTACCGTCGAAGAAGACGCAGCACAGAAACGTGCTGAAGCTGAAGCTGCTCAGGCTCGTCAGGAAGAAAACCGTAAAAAGTCGAATAAAACCGTCGACAAAAAACGTGTTGATCTGCGTGAAAACAGCCGCTTCACCGATGGTGGTGAGGATGATCGCAACCGTTCACGTCGTGGCGGCAAGGGCAAGATGAAAGGTGGCCGTGGCCGTCAGCAGTCTGCCAATGAGCACGCGTTTACCCGTCCGACCGCACCAGTAGTTCACGAAGTAGAACTGCCGGAAGCCATTACCGTTGCTGATCTGGCAGCGAAGATGGCGGTTAAAGCCGGTGAAGTGATCAAGACTCTGATGAAAATGGGCGTTATGGCGACCATTAACCAGATTCTGGATCAGGACACAGCCACTCTGGTGGTTGAAGAAATGGGTCACAAAGTGACCAAGCTGATTGCTGATAACGCACTGGAAGTGGCCGTTACCGAATCCGTTTCTTACGATGGTGATGAGCAGCCACGTGCACCGGTAGTTACCGTAATGGGTCACGTTGACCATGGTAAAACCTCGCTGCTCGACTATATCCGTCGTACCCGGGTGGTATCCGGTGAGGCCGGTGGTATTACTCAGCACATTGGTGCTTACCACGTAGAAACCGATCACGGCATGGTGTCCTTCCTGGATACCCCGGGACACGCCGCGTTTACTTCGATGCGTGCCCGTGGTGCTCAGTCCACCGACGTTGTCATCCTGGTGGTGGCTGCGGACGATGGTGTGATGCCGCAAACCGAAGAAGCCGTTCAGCATGCGAAAGCGGCGGGCGTGCCAATCGTTGTTGCCATCAACAAAATGGATAAAGAGTCCGCCGACCCTGAGCGTGTGAAGAGCGAACTGTCCGCCCGTGACGTATTGCCGGAAGACTGGGGCGGTACCGTTCCGTTTATCCCGGTATCTGCGCACACCGGTCAGGGTATTGATGATCTGCTTGAAGCGGTTCTGCTGCAGGCCGAAATTCTGGAGCTTAAAGCGCACTTTACCGGTCCTGGTCAGGGTGTTGTGGTTGAATCCCGTCTGGATAAAGGACGTGGTCCGGTTGCCACTCTGCTGGTGCAGAACGGTACGCTGAAAAAAGGCGACATTGTTCTGGCGGGTACCTGTTACGGTCGCGCCCGTGCACTGCTGGACGAAAATGGTCAGCAGGTTAATGGTGCAGGCCCATCCATTCCGGTTGAGATTCTCGGCCTGAACGGTACTCCGGAAGCCGGTGATAACTTCATGGTTGTTGAAAGCGAGAAGAAAGCCCGTGAAGTGGCTGAATTCCGTGAAAACAAAATGAAAGAACTGGTACAGCAGCGTCAGCAGGCAGCCAAGCTTGATGCCCTGTTCAGTGGTATGGGTGAAGGTCAGGTTGCTAACCTCAACGTGGTTGTTAAAACCGACGTACGTGGTTCGCTGGAAGCCATTGTGGCCTCCCTGCAGAAACTGGCGACCGACGAAGTACGCGTAAACGTCGTATCTTCCGGTGTTGGTGGTATCACCGAAACCGACGCGACCCTGGCGGTTGCTTCTGGTGCGGTTATGTTCGGCTTCAACGTTCGTGCGGATAACGCAGCGAAGAAAGTGGTCGAGAATAACGGCGTGGATATGCGCTACTACAGCGTGATTTACGATCTGCTGGACGACGTTAAACAGGCTATGGCTGGTCTGCTGGCGCCGGAACTGCGTGAAGAAATCACCGGTATTGCTGAAGTCCGTGATGTCTTCAACTCACCGAAATTCGGCCAGATTGCCGGCTGTATGGTGATTGATGGTGTTGTTTACCGTCACAAGAAGATCCGCGTACTGCGCGACAACGTTGTGGTCTATGAAGGCGAGCTGGAATCCCTGCGCCGCTTCAAAGATGACGTTGCCGAAGTACGTCAGGGTATGGAATGTGGTATCGGTGTGAAGAACTATCAGGACGTCCGTCCGGGCGACCAGATCGAAGTGTTCGATGTACGTGAAATTGCCCGTACACTCTGA